Below is a window of Agathobacter rectalis ATCC 33656 DNA.
CCGTAACTTCCTTCGCCGTCCTCGTCGTAAACTTTCTGATCGTCCTGGATTGCTCTCTGCATATCCACTGACAAAATACCCCACTTGCTTAGGAGCATCTTGATAACCGTCTTTAATGCCATTGCCTCAAAATCTGTCGTCCACTTACTGCCCTTCTTGTTATTTTCCAGGTCGTATCTGTACGCTGTCGAATACTTGCGGGCATGGTTCTCAACCTCTGCCGTTGTCATAAACAGTTCTTTTCTGAAACCTGTCAATAACTTAAACCAGGCATAATAGCCAGCGATGTTCTCCGATTTTCCTTCGGCTCTCTGCGTACACTTCGAGAAGTCCGTCACAAACTCAACCTCTCCGGTAATCGGATTGTATGAAACCAGCTCGTCCTTATAGACAACCGAGCAGTTCATCTTTTCATAATATCCGGAGCGGATCGCCAGCTGGATAAATCCCTTATACATCATCTGAAACTGTGCTTCCGGATGTTTCTCCCACTGTCTCGTCTGCGGATTGTACTTATTGTTGTTGTAAGGCACGATTGCCGCAAACCCTAAATTGCTGTCAATCGGCAAATCGTAGGTTGCTGCTACAAACGCTGCGCTCATGATCGTTGTTGCCGGGCATTTCTTTAACTGTGCTGATCCAGCAACCACATTCGTAATGGATGCTAAAAACTGCGGTGCTTTCTGCCCTAAGACTTCCGTAAATTTCTTCTTTACTGCGTCCTGGGAAATCATGCTCTTAACCTGCGCTGCTACACTTAACTGCGTTCCCTGCTGTGTTGCCACTGCATTCTGTTCTGCCATACTACCTTTCCTCCTTTTCTGCTTCCGTGAGGCTTTCGCCACACAACTTTAATATTTCTTCTGCGCTCATATCATCCACGCATTCTTCACAAATCTTCCCTTCCGGAGAATCCCAAAACTTATCTCCTACCAGGATTCCGTACCCGCATTTCACGCATTCGTGAACCGGTACCGGCTCCGGTGCGTTCGGGCATCTTGGATGGCATGGGTTCATACCGCATTCTGCACACATATTCCTTCTGCCTCCAATCTTCTCAAAAACGTCGTAGCGTTTACCGAGCATCTGAACAGATAGTTCTTAACCTCGTCCTTGAATAGCAGCGGCAGGTATTCCTCTCTGTTCTCGATCTTGCTTATATCCATCTTCCGGTTGCACAACCATAAGATTTGCTCAGCCTCTTCATCTGAGATGTGAATTTCTTTCTCTCTGTACTCGTCTACGATTTTCTGCAACTCTTCGCTCATAGGCTTTCTCCTCTCTCCATTCTTCGATGAAGTCCGGCAGGTACATTCTCGCCTCATTTACGAAATATCCGACGATCAACACCACTGGTAAGACCAGCCACTCACCGCCGTAGGCTTTATAGCCTCTCTCAATGTACGCTGCTTCAACCGATACTTTTGTGAGGACCAGTCCCAGGCTTACCCAAAACCAATACAGTCTCACAAATCTTCTGACTTTCTTTCTAAATCTTCTCATACCGCCTGTTCCTTTCACTTATAGAAGTAATGTTTGCCGTACTTGAAAAGAAATTCCAAATTCTCGCTGTGCCACTTACTGTCGCTCTTGCTCTCAAAATACAAAGCATCCTGGCTTTCGTTCCAATGGTCTACCTGGATCAGCTTCAATGCTTCGTAGCACTCCTCGTCCGGCTCTACTGCGTCGTATCTTCCGTTTGCTACTGGACTGAACTGGTTCTTCTGAAAAATGACTTCCTCGATTGTGTCCGGGAACTCATTGCTCCAAACTCTGTTGAGGACCACCAGCATGACCAGTGCCTTTCCTTTCACGCCTTCGCTCTCAGCTTCGGCCATTGCTATCTTGCATAGCAGGTAAGAATCGTCCTTGTCCCAATCCATACTTGCAATCAACGGTTCTTCTGTCTCAACTGCCTTTGCTGTCTCCGTTGGCTGTGTTGTCTCTTCGACCTCCGGCATATACGTCGTCTCTGCCACTTCCTCTGTGGCTATGTAGACCGGCCGGCTTTTTTCTTTCTCCTGCCCGAGCGTTTCTGAAATGCCACTTACTGCAAAACAGGCAGCTCCGACCATCGTTGCCATTCTTGCCGCAAACAATATTCTTCGCTTACTTGCTTTCTTCAATTCTGAACTCCTTTCCGGCGTTGCTCCGGCTTACTTGCCGTTCAAATACTTCTCTCCGACAATTTTCATTTCGCTTATTACCTCTGCCATCTTTTCGAGCTGCCCGATGATTTTTTCCAAGGCTGGCAATTCATCCTTTGTGATTTTTCCATCTGCAGTTATCTCGATCAGACTGTCTCGCATATTCTTCAATGAATCCTCATTGAAGTTCTGTAAAAGCCTTAATGCAATTCCTTCTAAACTTTTCTCTTCGGTTGCCAGTGGTAGGAATCCGTGTACCGGGCATTCTCGCATACAGTACCCAGTAATCAATTCCGGGGCGTTGTAGAGGTCAGCCATAAGCACCACCTTGTCCACCGGGACAACCTTCGTATTGCCAAGCTCGTAATCTGCCAATGTTGAAACCGATATCCCCAACAGTTCTGCAGCTCCTTCACGGCTCCATAGCCTCTCGTTGTACGTTGCCGCCTTTTTTCTGGCCTGGAAATACATATTTGTGTTCTCGTTTGTAGGGCCTCTTCCCATTTCTTGTTACCTACCCTTCCGCTATAATTTACTTATCAGCTGGAACAGCGACCAGGTTGATTCCTAGCAGGTTATTCACCCCGCTTACGATTGCTTCGTTCATCATCTTGCCGTTAATTACCAGTGACAGCCGATCCCTGGAGACATCCAGCTGCTTCGCCAGCTCATTGACGGTCATGCTCTGTTTTACCAGTTCCACCTTCACTGTCTGACACCATTCATCGGACGGTGTTTCGGTTCTCTCCGGCAGTCCTTCCGTTCCAAGCACTTCGTTGATCTTCTCAGCGATTACCTTGTAACTCGAATTGGAATATCTGCCGTTGACTACCTGGGAAACAGTAGCATTGCTGTAGCCGATTTTTTCGGCCAGCTGCTTCAATGTCATATCGTGGTCGATTACTGCTTTTTTAACAGCTTTGCCCCACTGTGATGTTTCCTGCTTCATGCTTGCGTTTCACTCCTTTCTCGCATTTGTGTAAAAACTATTTATCTTTTCTGATTTGCGTGCTATAATGTAAGTAAACCTCTTTACAAACTCGCAAACAGACGCACGAAATACAAGCACAATCTCTCGGCTCGCAACTTTGAGTTGTTTTGTATTTCATGTATTTATTATAGCACGTATCTGCGAGTTTGTAAATGTTTTTGCTCTTATTTGCGTATTATTTTTACCACGGAGGTTGCCTATGGAAATCATCGAAAGAATCACTGAAACCCTTGAAAAAACGGACAAAAAGGCTACTGATCTGTGCGACCGCCTCGGCATTCGGACATCTACGA
It encodes the following:
- a CDS encoding recombinase RecT; its protein translation is MAEQNAVATQQGTQLSVAAQVKSMISQDAVKKKFTEVLGQKAPQFLASITNVVAGSAQLKKCPATTIMSAAFVAATYDLPIDSNLGFAAIVPYNNNKYNPQTRQWEKHPEAQFQMMYKGFIQLAIRSGYYEKMNCSVVYKDELVSYNPITGEVEFVTDFSKCTQRAEGKSENIAGYYAWFKLLTGFRKELFMTTAEVENHARKYSTAYRYDLENNKKGSKWTTDFEAMALKTVIKMLLSKWGILSVDMQRAIQDDQKVYDEDGEGSYGDNQPDIVEAQDPFGNIEQKEEEQQIGGLDLEEVE
- a CDS encoding cell wall hydrolase, which translates into the protein MKKASKRRILFAARMATMVGAACFAVSGISETLGQEKEKSRPVYIATEEVAETTYMPEVEETTQPTETAKAVETEEPLIASMDWDKDDSYLLCKIAMAEAESEGVKGKALVMLVVLNRVWSNEFPDTIEEVIFQKNQFSPVANGRYDAVEPDEECYEALKLIQVDHWNESQDALYFESKSDSKWHSENLEFLFKYGKHYFYK
- a CDS encoding helix-turn-helix domain-containing protein; protein product: MGRGPTNENTNMYFQARKKAATYNERLWSREGAAELLGISVSTLADYELGNTKVVPVDKVVLMADLYNAPELITGYCMRECPVHGFLPLATEEKSLEGIALRLLQNFNEDSLKNMRDSLIEITADGKITKDELPALEKIIGQLEKMAEVISEMKIVGEKYLNGK
- a CDS encoding helix-turn-helix transcriptional regulator; translation: MKQETSQWGKAVKKAVIDHDMTLKQLAEKIGYSNATVSQVVNGRYSNSSYKVIAEKINEVLGTEGLPERTETPSDEWCQTVKVELVKQSMTVNELAKQLDVSRDRLSLVINGKMMNEAIVSGVNNLLGINLVAVPADK